The genomic stretch GCGAGAAGAAAGCCCTGGAAATGGTGGAAGCCGCCGAGACGGGCGGACGCAAACTCTTCGGCTGGCAGGCCTGGCTGGTCACCGCCATCGCCGTGTCCTGGTGCCTGTTCCAGATGTACGCCGCGCAGGTCGGCACGATGGTGCCCACCACCCTGCGGGCCATTCACCTGGCGTTCGCCTTCGCGCTGGGGTTCCTGGTGTTCCCCTTTCCCTTCAAACGTAAGGTCGGCAAACCGGAAACGAAAGTGCCGTGGTACGACTGGATCCTGGCCGCCCTCGCCACGGTCAGTGCGCTGTACTTCTTCATCAACTACGCCGGGATCGCCAACAACGGCGGCATTCGACCGGACGTGCCCCTCGACCTGTGGGCCGGAAGTGCCCTGGTCGTCCTGCTGCTGGTCGCCGCCTGGCGCACCATCGGCATCGCCATGCCCATCATCTCTATCGCGTTCATCCTGTTCGCGTTCATGGGCGCAAAGGGCCTGATCAAAAGCATTCAGACGCCCTTTCACGGCGGGTACACCTGGCCGCAACTGATGGGTCAGCTTGCCACCAACACCGAGGGCATTTTCGGCACGGCCATCGGCGTCTCGGCGCAGATCGTCTTTTTATTCGTGCTGTTTGGCGCGGTGTTCGACAAGCTGGGCGCGGGCGACTGGTTCATGCGCATCGCTCAGGGGCTACTGGGCAGCTTCCGGGGCGGCGCGGCCAAGGCCAGTATCGTGTCCAGCGCCCTGAACGGCATTATTAGCGGGTCGGCGGTCAGCAACGTGGTCACCGGGGGCAACATCACCATCGGCACCATGATCCGCACCGGGTACTCGCGCGAGAAAGCCGGGGCCATCGAGGTCGCCAGCAGCAGCAACGGCCAGCTGATGCCGCCTGTGATGGGGGCCGCCGCCTTCATCATGGCGCAGAACCTGAATATCGAGTACCGCAGCCTGATCCTGGCCGCCGCCATTCCCGCCTTCCTGTGTTACGCGGGCCTGCTGGTCGTCTCGCACATCGAGGCCCTGAAACTGGGCTTACGCGGGCTGCCCCGCAGCGAACTGCCGCGCCTGCGCAAGACCCTGGTCGAGGGCTGGTACTACCTGCTGCCCCTGGGCTACCTGATCGGCGTGCTGACCGCCAACCCCGACGCCAACCCCGAACGCATCGCCCTGAACACCATCCTGATGATGATGGTCATGATGATCGTGCAGGAAGTGTTCTGGGGCAGCCGGGACGGACGGGGTTTCGGCAAGGCGGCCGCCGACGGCCTCAGGAAACTGATCGAGGCCTTCGAGGCGGGTGCGCGCAGCATGATCGGTATCGCCATCGCCACCGCCGCTGCCGGCATCATCGTGGGCATCGTGACCATCACGGGGCTGGGCTTTGGCCTGGCGGACGTGGTGCAGGGCGTCGCCAACCTATTCAGCAACCAGTTCGTGCGCATTCTGGTGGTGCTGATGATGGGGCAGCTCATCGCCCTGGTTCTGGGCATGGGGCTGCCCACCACCGCCAACTACATCCTGATGAGCGCCCTGATCGTGCCGATCATCGCCCGCATTGCCGGGCTGGATACCGGCAACCCCGCCCAGATGCTGCCCGTGCACATGTTCGTTTTCTACTTCGGCATCATGGCCGACAGCACGCCGCCCGTCGCCCTGGCCGCCTTCGCCGCCGCCGCCATTTCCGGCGGTGACCCGGTGAAAACCGGCGTGCAGGCCTTTCAGTACGAACTGAGAACCGCCCTGCTGGCGTACATGATGTTCTTCAATCCGCAACTCCTACTGATCGCCAACAATCGCCTGGGTGGTCTGCCGCTGGGTGAGGCCATTCCTATGGTTATCTTCGCGTTCATTGGCCTGGTCGCGTTCAGCGCTGCCACCCTGATGTACTTCCACCGCCGGACAAACATCGTGCAATTCCTGATGCTCTTGGTCGCGGCTTTCATCCTGATCATTCCCACTCACATCCTGTACAACCTGGCCGCCCTGGGCCTGATGGCGGTGGTGTACGCCTGGCAACGCGCCGGGAGCCGCAACGAACCGCCCGGTCGCCTGCCCCAGGCAGCCTGAAACTGCTCACCAACCTCACGCCCGGTGCAAGCAATGCACCGGGCGTATTTGATTTCTCCTCACGAATCCTCAAGGCCGAATCACGTAACCGTCAGTTTCAAACGGCAAAGTGAAAGACATGAAAAAACTCTTGCTGGCGGCAATTGGGGCAACTGGACTTCTCGCAAGCTGCGGTAACGCTTCTGTCGGTGACGCTTCAGTAGAGTTGACAGGCATTAAAACAGAATATCGTACCGTAGGTGGTACTTATGTCGCCTGTGATGAAACCTCTGCTGGCTCTAGCAAAACGCAGGTGGGAGTTTATTTCACTGCTCAAGGAACCATCAGTTCTGTTGATATCGCGCTTAAAGGTAAGACGACCAGTCAGTACGATTCAAATTACATGACTAATGTGACTGGTGCTAAGCTGGCCAGTATTGGCGGCAATGATTTCAAGGTTGTCTTTGACGCCGACTCAACTGTAGGTCTCTTGCCGCAGGCCATTATCGTCAATCCAGCCGCCCGCACTGTAAAAATTGTGAGTGTCTTGCCTTCAGACAACGTGGGTAGCTTCTACGCTTCTTTGAAACTAAATACTCCTGCTGGTTCCGA from Deinococcus fonticola encodes the following:
- a CDS encoding TRAP transporter permease — encoded protein: MSDPTRPISSDPSLEQQLTEGEKKALEMVEAAETGGRKLFGWQAWLVTAIAVSWCLFQMYAAQVGTMVPTTLRAIHLAFAFALGFLVFPFPFKRKVGKPETKVPWYDWILAALATVSALYFFINYAGIANNGGIRPDVPLDLWAGSALVVLLLVAAWRTIGIAMPIISIAFILFAFMGAKGLIKSIQTPFHGGYTWPQLMGQLATNTEGIFGTAIGVSAQIVFLFVLFGAVFDKLGAGDWFMRIAQGLLGSFRGGAAKASIVSSALNGIISGSAVSNVVTGGNITIGTMIRTGYSREKAGAIEVASSSNGQLMPPVMGAAAFIMAQNLNIEYRSLILAAAIPAFLCYAGLLVVSHIEALKLGLRGLPRSELPRLRKTLVEGWYYLLPLGYLIGVLTANPDANPERIALNTILMMMVMMIVQEVFWGSRDGRGFGKAAADGLRKLIEAFEAGARSMIGIAIATAAAGIIVGIVTITGLGFGLADVVQGVANLFSNQFVRILVVLMMGQLIALVLGMGLPTTANYILMSALIVPIIARIAGLDTGNPAQMLPVHMFVFYFGIMADSTPPVALAAFAAAAISGGDPVKTGVQAFQYELRTALLAYMMFFNPQLLLIANNRLGGLPLGEAIPMVIFAFIGLVAFSAATLMYFHRRTNIVQFLMLLVAAFILIIPTHILYNLAALGLMAVVYAWQRAGSRNEPPGRLPQAA